A stretch of Pangasianodon hypophthalmus isolate fPanHyp1 chromosome 9, fPanHyp1.pri, whole genome shotgun sequence DNA encodes these proteins:
- the rbpms2a gene encoding RNA-binding protein, mRNA-processing factor 2a isoform X1 codes for MSLKSDSEPNNNVSLEEEVRTLFVSGLPVDIKPRELYLLFRPFKGYEGSLIKLTSKQPVGFVTFDSRSGAEAAKNALNGIRFDPENPQTLRLEFAKANTKMAKSKLMGTPNPSSLHPALGAHFIARDPYDLTGAALIPASPEAWTPYPLYTTELTPGLPHAAFTYPAAAAAAAALHAQVREQPMRWYPSPSDTSQPGWKSRQFC; via the exons ATGAGTCTCAAATCAGATTCTGAGCCGAACAACAATGTATCATTAGAGGAGGAG gTACGAACACTTTTTGTCAGTGGTCTGCCGGTAGACATCAAGCCGCGGGAGTTGTACCTGCTGTTCAGGCCGTTCAAG ggatATGAAGGATCACTTATAAAACTAACCTCAAAGCAG cctgTTGGCTTTGTTACCTTTGACAGCAGGTCTGGGGCCGAAGCAGCGAAAAACGCATTAAAT GGGATTCGCTTTGACCCGGAGAACCCCCAGACACTGCGTCTGGAGTTTGCTAAGGCTAACACCAAGATGGCGAAGAGTAAGCTGATGGGCACGCCGAACCCCTCAAGCCTGCACCCAGCTCTTGGGGCTCACTTTATTGCACGTGATCCAT ATGACCTGACTGGCGCAGCACTGATCCCAGCATCCCCAGAGGCATGGACACCGTATCCGCTCTACACCACTGAGCTAACCCCTGGCCTGCCCCACGCAGCCTTCACCTACCCTGCAGCCGCTGCAGCCGCCGCTGCCCTGCACGCCCAGGTGAGGGAGCAACCG ATGCGCTGGTACCCCTCGCCCTCTGACACTTCACAGCCCGGATGGAAATCCCGCCAATTCTGTTAA
- the rbpms2a gene encoding RNA-binding protein, mRNA-processing factor 2a isoform X2, with amino-acid sequence MSLKSDSEPNNNVSLEEEVRTLFVSGLPVDIKPRELYLLFRPFKGYEGSLIKLTSKQPVGFVTFDSRSGAEAAKNALNGIRFDPENPQTLRLEFAKANTKMAKSKLMGTPNPSSLHPALGAHFIARDPYDLTGAALIPASPEAWTPYPLYTTELTPGLPHAAFTYPAAAAAAAALHAQMRWYPSPSDTSQPGWKSRQFC; translated from the exons ATGAGTCTCAAATCAGATTCTGAGCCGAACAACAATGTATCATTAGAGGAGGAG gTACGAACACTTTTTGTCAGTGGTCTGCCGGTAGACATCAAGCCGCGGGAGTTGTACCTGCTGTTCAGGCCGTTCAAG ggatATGAAGGATCACTTATAAAACTAACCTCAAAGCAG cctgTTGGCTTTGTTACCTTTGACAGCAGGTCTGGGGCCGAAGCAGCGAAAAACGCATTAAAT GGGATTCGCTTTGACCCGGAGAACCCCCAGACACTGCGTCTGGAGTTTGCTAAGGCTAACACCAAGATGGCGAAGAGTAAGCTGATGGGCACGCCGAACCCCTCAAGCCTGCACCCAGCTCTTGGGGCTCACTTTATTGCACGTGATCCAT ATGACCTGACTGGCGCAGCACTGATCCCAGCATCCCCAGAGGCATGGACACCGTATCCGCTCTACACCACTGAGCTAACCCCTGGCCTGCCCCACGCAGCCTTCACCTACCCTGCAGCCGCTGCAGCCGCCGCTGCCCTGCACGCCCAG ATGCGCTGGTACCCCTCGCCCTCTGACACTTCACAGCCCGGATGGAAATCCCGCCAATTCTGTTAA